The nucleotide window CACGAGGCTACCAAGATGCTGGATGCCGTCAAGCACACCATCGGCTTGCCGCGCCCCTTTCGCGTAGCAATCTATAACCAGGCTCCGAAGCCTCGGCATGGTTCCCGCCTCGAACACAAGGCAAGGCTCCTCCCATCGGAACCACAACTCCCGGAGATTTGGGAACGCCACGCGGTGGAAAACCACGAAGCCTTCTCGGGGGACATGCTCCTTGACGTGAAGCTTGAGGTGCACCAGCAAGGTGAGCCTGGCGAGAACGACAATGCCATCGCTTGGCAGCGACCGGACCTCGATCTCCAAGCTGCTGAGGTTATGAAGGTGGGTGATCCAATCAGCTGGGATGGTGGAGAAGAGGCATTCCAGCACATGTAGACGGCGGAGATGGCGCGGAGGCGGCGACCAACGAGCCAAGACGTCTTCTTCGACGAGGGATCTGCGGATGACTATGGACCGAAGGCAGACGAGTTTGCAGAGGGAAGAGAGTAGAACTTCACTAGTGTCTCCCACACCATATGAACCCAACAGCTTTAGCTCCCTGAGATTAGTCAGCTCGCCGAGCTCCTTCATTCTCCCCACATCTCTGAGTTCTATTTCGAACTCACTTAATGTACGGAGGTTTGTCAAATGGCCGATCCCACCAGCTGCCAGCTTCACAACAGCCGGAAGATTCAGATGCCACAACGTCGAGGGTAACATCTGAGCATCCAGAACGAAATAACCATCTTCTCTGGCCACCTCCAGTGTCTTCAGTTGTTCTAGCTTGCGCAGTTGTGTTAGCAGTTTCTTATTACTGCCAATTCCGTTGGTTCTCAGATATCTCAGTTGGAACAAACTGTGTATACAGGACATGTCGTACCGCCTATCCATGGAACCATTGATATCAAGATTTAAAACTCGCAGAAGTCGAAATTTTGTCAGAGAAGGCAGCCATTGGGCAGGCCCGCAGAAGTTAAATGACCTAGCCTGGGTCAGAGCCATGTTCTCCAGAACGCCATTTCTTTCTGATGAGTGCTTGACATGAAGGGATAGCCGACGAACATCCAAAGGGCCTTTTGTGCTTTGTTGGTCATTAACTATAGTGACGAAGTTTTGGTCTGTGCACTTGATTATGATATAGTCAAGCAATAGATCATGCACTCGACAAGAAAATACTTCCCCGCAGTCATCGAACTCAGCTATTTGAATCATATTTCTGTTAATTAGTTCATTGAAGTAACTCTCTGCAATCTCCTCTTGGATGTCACCATGCTTTTCAGTAACAAAACCCTCAGCTATCCATCGCCTCAACAAATCATCCTTAACTATTTTGCAATCTTCTGGGAAAATTCCAAGATATAGCATGCATGTCTTGAGTTCTAGAGATAAATCATTGTAGCCAAGATTAAACACATGTCTCAGCCATTCAAAAGCCGGGCTTCTTTCCATCTGGAAACGAAAGGAATGCACTATCTTCTCCCAGATTTCCGTCGAACCAACATCCTGATGATTCGCCAAAATGCTGCCTATGGTAAGTATTGCTAGTGGCAACCCTCCACATTTCTTTAAAATTTCATTGGAAACACATTTTAGATGCTGCGGACAACCATCTTCTGAATGAAAAATCCTTTTGTGAAATAATATTCTTGAGTCAACATCATTAAGAGGTTCCATCCTGTAGACATACCCATGGAAGCTAGAACTGCATGACTTAGCTGTATCTTCAATACGTGTAGTTGTTATAACCCTACTACCACAATTATTCTCCACAAAACAGCTCTTGATAGTGTTCCATGCTCCTATTGTCCACATATCATCAATAACAATAAGGTACCTGCcaggaaaaaaaatgaaattcATCACACATATATTGCATAAAAATACAGCTCACAATTATCTAACAGTAAATGTTAATAAGAGCTTGATTAAACATTTGAAAGCAGCTAAAATCCCCAAATCAACAAATTTATACTACATTTAATTGGCTCGATTAGACAAAAGGGAAAAGTTTAAGTGCAATTTTGCCAACACATTATGGTTTAGAGAGAAATAAATACTGAATGCATAAATCTTCCCACAAGCAGAAATGTACAAAATCAAATGTATAATCTGTATCAAGACAGCATATTGTGCTAGTTCAATATGGACTGTGTACAGGTAAGTCCAAGAAATTTGAAAATTGTGCAAGCAGGTAACCAAACTTGGCTATTTCGGTCCATTTCTAGTCGATCCATCGCCATAATTTTTATTTTGAGCAACATTAACGCGCCATGGGGCTGGGGGCGCACATCAGGTATCAGGTATTAACGGTACAAATATGATTTTGTCATTTTAGTAGTAAAAAGAAATACAATGTGGTCATATAAATTACCATACTTTTTATTGCATTGGTTGTCTATTTTTAATATAATCCAGAGGCTCACAAACATGCACACAAAGTCTACCCTTATGACTATGATCATCCCCGAAAGACAAAGCCAATAAAAGTGCCTCTATGTCAATGGGCATGCCTAATACTACTCAAAGAATGGTGCTGCTAAGTCCTAGATTTTAATTAAAAATACAAGCACACGTGTCAAATCGAGAATTTAAGCACAAGTGGTCAATTTATATTACAAGTAACCTAACCGACTGAGCTTAGTGAAGGCCAAAAGAAAAATGCTACTCTTAGTTCATACTGTTTAGTGCATGTCAATCAACTCTTCCTATCACAGATGTAAGAAGTTTTGGTCATCTACATGGTCCATAAGTTGAGACTTTGACTCAACAACTATTTTGACAAGAAAATTTACATATTGACAGAAGTAAACTTCATCAGTGGTCCTTGACCTGTCCCGCATTCTTATTTAGGTCACGGTCTCTCAAAATGCATTTTCGCACCCTAAGATCGCTAACAATACCACATGAAGtccaattttttaaaatttttgacAAATTGCTCACTTGACATTCTGAATTATGAGATAGCGTGGCCCTAACATTTGAGGGGCCAACAGTGCTAGTCTAATATCTTCACTTAGGCTGTCTCTAACATGAGACCCATGAGGAACCCAAACCTAAAATGTGTCTCCAACAGAATACCTATAGGCTtgaacagagtacctatatggaagaccAATTTTGGGTATCTGAAGAGATATAACCCAAATCTGATATCCTCTCTCCTAGAGACCTATTTGCAGAAAgtgttctcttttgggtcttattgttggagaagacaaaaataaGTATTAAACTCTTTACCTGTTGCGCTACACAAACATagaatgaatcttgtattttGGGCAACGGCTGTTGGCGACAGTCTTGTCCACCCTCTTCGTATCTGTCACCCCTTTCCCCACTAACAA belongs to Miscanthus floridulus cultivar M001 chromosome 4, ASM1932011v1, whole genome shotgun sequence and includes:
- the LOC136549639 gene encoding disease resistance protein RGA5-like produces the protein MEAAMVSAFSGAMGSVLSKLAGLLEKDFKLARGVKEDIVSLRDEMSTINASLMELSQMEEPIDDLHRELRAKVRELAYDMEDCLDISMHRLGDPSKAGFLRELKSLRARCEIAKLISALKARVAQLGNRHKLILQLPERPRAVCVDPRIQALYQDPASLQGIGGHKEKVVEELQDGAPQLKVVSILGTGGIGKTTLANQVYTAIQGKFDCTAFVSVSRIPDFAKIFSDIIQQSGWYSISQDDNEIISRLRRRLQNVRYLIVIDDMWTIGAWNTIKSCFVENNCGSRVITTTRIEDTAKSCSSSFHGYVYRMEPLNDVDSRILFHKRIFHSEDGCPQHLKCVSNEILKKCGGLPLAILTIGSILANHQDVGSTEIWEKIVHSFRFQMERSPAFEWLRHVFNLGYNDLSLELKTCMLYLGIFPEDCKIVKDDLLRRWIAEGFVTEKHGDIQEEIAESYFNELINRNMIQIAEFDDCGEVFSCRVHDLLLDYIIIKCTDQNFVTIVNDQQSTKGPLDVRRLSLHVKHSSERNGVLENMALTQARSFNFCGPAQWLPSLTKFRLLRVLNLDINGSMDRRYDMSCIHSLFQLRYLRTNGIGSNKKLLTQLRKLEQLKTLEVAREDGYFVLDAQMLPSTLWHLNLPAVVKLAAGGIGHLTNLRTLSEFEIELRDVGRMKELGELTNLRELKLLGSYGVGDTSEVLLSSLCKLVCLRSIVIRRSLVEEDVLARWSPPPRHLRRLHVLECLFSTIPADWITHLHNLSSLEIEVRSLPSDGIVVLARLTLLVHLKLHVKEHVPREGFVVFHRVAFPNLRELWFRWEEPCLVFEAGTMPRLRSLVIDCYAKGARQADGVLDGIQHLGSLVEFKVHVYEREGYISWMLLCADLKSARVEEQRRWDKTSLKAALKEAISKHPGSLRVVIKYM